The Lycium ferocissimum isolate CSIRO_LF1 chromosome 10, AGI_CSIRO_Lferr_CH_V1, whole genome shotgun sequence genome window below encodes:
- the LOC132032558 gene encoding uncharacterized protein LOC132032558 translates to MMKFAKEIISSTTSDPNLEIPGAHKRLRKNFKGAIGALDGTLVHAIVPANQQIIYRGRGKGKCYQNVLGICYFNMVFTYVYAGWEGVAHDARVLTEIVSNPENGFPFPPSNKYYLCDATYPNTRGFLAPYHNVRYWLDDYQRRRAINKEEKFNHAHAQLRNVIERAYGVLKTRFFRY, encoded by the exons ATGATGAAGTTTGCAAAAGAGATAATATCATCTACAACATCCGATCCAAATCTAGAAATTCCCGGTGCTCATAAAAGGCTACGTAAAAATTTTAAG gGAGCAATAGGTGCACTTGATGGGACATTAGTACATGCCATTGTTCCCGCTAATCAACAAATTATTTACAGAGGAAGAGGAAAGGGTAAATGTTATCAGAATGTATTAGGTATATGTTATTTTAACATGGTCTTCACTTATGTTTACGCTGGATGGGAAGGAGTAGCGCATGATGCACGAGTTCTTACAGAGATTGTATCTAATCCAGAAAATGGCTTTCCATTTCCTCCTTCTA ATAAGTACTATCTATGTGATGCTACATATCCAAACACTCGAGGATTTCTAGCACCGTATCATAATGTTCGATATTGGTTAGATGATTATCAGCGTAGGAGGGCCATAAATAAGGAGGAAAAGTTTAATCATGCTCATGCACAACTCAGAAATGTTATTGAACGTGCTTATGGAGTTCTAAAAACAAGATTTTTCCGATATTAG